The Kribbella shirazensis genomic interval GACCTGATCGACGACGACGCGGAGGCGGGCGTTGTCGTCGGGCGCCGCGGCGAAGTCGGCCTTGAACGGAGCGTCGAGGTGTTGTGGTGCGTTCTTCCACAGCGCCTCGACCAGCTCGGAGAGAAGCTCGCGCTGGACGGCGCGGCGGGCCTGGCGCTCCGGGGAGTTGAGGACGTGGAACATGCCGACACCCTTCAGCAGACCGATCTCGGTCCGGGTCCCGTCCGGCACGACCAGGTCCGCCTCGTACCGGATCAGCCGCGAGCGACCGAAGACGGCGTGCGTCGCCTGCTCGGCCGCGGTCGCGAACCGGCCGATCAGCTGGCTGGTGAGGTCCTTCAGACCGCCCAGGGCCCGTCGGCTGTCGTCGAACGCGGCGCCCGGCCAGTAGTGCAGCGAGGTCAGCCGCGCCCAGCCCTCGTCCAGCTCGGCGTCGGTTGCCTCCGGCAAGTACATCCGCCGGACGGTCTCCCAGTACGGCGCCCGCTCGGCGTCGACCGCGGCGAGGTCGATGTGATGAGCGACGATGCCGTCCTCGACGTCGTGCACGGAGTAGGCGACGTCGTCGGCGAAGTCCATCACCTGCGCCTCGAGACAGCGCCGCTCCCCCACTCCCGGCCGCAACCACGTGAAGACCGCGAGATCGTCGTCGTACACCCCGAACTTCCGGTCCCCCGCCCGCCGCGGCCACGGGTACTTCGTCGACGCGTCGAGCGTGGCGCGGCTCAGGTTCAGCCCGACGCTGCGGCCGTCGGCGTCGAACGTCTTCGACTCCAGCCGGGTCAGCAGGCGCAGGGTCTGCGCGTTCCCCTCGAAGCCGCCGATGTCCGCGGCGACCTGGTCTAGTGCCCGCTCGCCGTTGTGGCCGAACGGCGGATGCCCGAGATCGTGCGCCAGGCACGCGGCGTCCACGATGTCCGGATCGCAGCCGAGCGTCGCCGCCAGCTCCCGGCCGATCTGCGCGACCTCGAGGCTGTGGGTCAACCGGTTCCGCACGAAGTCGTCGCTGCCGGCCGTCACCACCTGGGTCTTGGCTGCCAGCCGCCGCAACGCCGCACTGTGCAGCACGCGCGCCCGATCACGCGCGAACGCCGTCCGCCCCGGCCGTTTGACCGGCTCGGCGACCCAGCGCTCCGCGTCGTGCTCGTCGTACCCCTCATGCTGCTTCCTCATCACCTCTCAATCTAGCGACGACGACCGACATTTCCGTGAACGTGTGTCAAGGAGATCGCGTCGGCTCCGACGTATCGGGTACCACGGAATCGATGGAGAGGAAGTGCCGTGAGCATGGCGAATACACCGCTGCCCGAGGTCACGGACCGTAAGACCTTCGAGGCACGACTGAACGAACTGCGTGTCCGCGAGAAGGCGCACACCCGCGAGGGTGACGCGATCGCCGCGGCCCGCCGGCGCCTCCCGGCGGTCGAGGTCGACGCCAACCTGGAGCTGACCGGCCCCGACGGGCCCCTGACCCTGCTCGACGCCTTCGAAGGACGCAAGCAACTCCTCGCGTACTACTTCATGTGGCACCCCGGGAAGCCCGCAACCGACCAGTGCCAGGGTTGCACGTGGTGCACCACGCATGTCGGCGAGCTGTCCTACCTGCAGTCCCGCGACATCACGTTCGCGGTGTTCTGTCAGGGACCGTTCGAGGAGAGCATCCGCTACCACGACTTCATGGGCTGGACGATGCCGTGGTACTCCGCTCTGCCGTCACTGGACGAGCTCCTCGTCGGACGGACGACCGGCATGATGCACCTGGTGTCCTACGTCCGCGAGGGCGATCGCGTGTACGAGACCTGGTGGACGACCCAGCGTGGCGTCGAGGTGATGGACAACAGCTACTCGCTGATGGACCTGACCGTCTACGGACGCCAGGAGGACCACGAGGATTCGCCCGCCGGCTGGCCCCAGGACTGGGAATGCGGTGGCCTGACGGCGAACGGCCGACCGATCTCCCAGTGGTCCCGCGTCGAGGCCGGCCGCGACGACGACCTCAGCGGCCGGACGTGACGCAGTAGCGCATCCAGATCACGCCGTCCTCGAAGACCTCCGTCCCCGCGTGACGGAGGCCGAGGCGGCGGGTGTCGCACCAGCGTTCGCCTCCGACCATCACCGGATGCACGAGCAGCGCGAGCTCGTCGACCAGGCCGAGCGCGAGGCTCGCCCGGAGCAACGCGCCGGACGAATCAACCCGGACGGTCCGTGCGCCCCGGCGCCCGAGGACCTCGAGTACTTCGGTCAGGTCGACCTGCTCGTAGCCGGTGACGAGCTCGCGCGTCGTGGCGTCGAGCGGGCGAGCCGGCGTCTGGTCGGCGTACAACGCGAGGACTCCTGACCAGTAGCCCAGCTCCCGCAACGACTCCCAGCTGCGGACCCGGGCCCGATCGTCCACGACCGCGAGCAGCGGCCCGTCCTCCCGCGCACCGCGCCGAGGAGCGGCACGTACGACGTCCTCCTGGGCCAGGATCGTGTCGGCGTCGATCAGCGTCACGTCCTCCTGCCACAGCGTCGCCAGCGCGTAGAACCGCGCGAGGTCGACGTCGAACCCCGACGTCACCCCGTCCAGCGAGACCGCGAGCTGTGCCACCACATGAGGCCGCATGTCCCAAACCTAGGAAAGGCCGCCGACAATTCCTGATTGCAGAGACTTCTCTGCAGAGAGTACTCTGCAACCATGCGACGCATCGATGCCCGGAGTCTGCGCGGACTCGCCCACCCGCTCCGGATGCGCATCCTGGAGGCGATCGAGCTCGACGGACCGGCCACGTCGAGCACGCTGGCGACACGGCTCGGCGAGAACACCGGGACGATCAGTTGGCACCTGCGACTGCTCGCCGAGCACGGGTACCTCGAGGAGGATCCCGACCGCGGTACGAAGCGCGAGCGCTGGTGGCGCGTCCCCGATCGCACTGTTCTGGATCCGTCCGAGTTCCTCGACGACCCGGAGACGCGCCGCGCGCTCGACGTGTACCTGCGTGACCTCGTCGAGCGCTACTACGACCGCGTCCGCGCCTACATCGACGAGGACTGGCCCGCGGAATGGCAGCGTGCAGCCGGCCTCTCGGACTGGCGCGACCTGCACCTGACTCCGGAGCAACTGCACAACCTCAACGAAGAGCTCGGCGCGGTCATCGATCGCTACACAGGGACCGAGTCCGCCGACGGCGCCGAGCGCGTGATCGTCCAGCTGCAGTCGTTCCCGCGCCGCTCATGAGCCTCCTGCGGACGCACCGCGACTTCCGCCTGTTCTGGTTCGGCGAGACGATCAACCGGTTCGGCAGCGCGACCTCCACGGTCGCACTGCCACTGGTCGCGATTTCGATGCTCGACGCAACAACCTTCGAGATCGGTCTCCTGACCGCGGCCTCCTGGGCGCCGTGGCTCCTCATCGGTCTGCCCACCGGCGCCTGGATCGACCGGGTACGGCGACGACCGGTCATGCTCGCATCCTCGGCTGCCTCGGGCCTCCTGCTCGCGGCGGTTCCGCTGGCCGGTGATCTGTTGACAATCCAGCTGCTCCTGGTCGTCGCGGTACTCGTCGGCGCGGCGTCGGTGGTGTTCCAGACGGCGTACACCGCCTATCTCCCGACACTTCTCGCCGCACCCGACCACGCCGAGGGCAACGCGAAGCTGCACGGCAGCGCATCCGCGGCGCAGATCGCAGGACTCGGGTGCGGCGGGCTCCTGGTCCAGCTCATCGGTGCGGCGAACGCGTTGCTCGTCGACGCGGCGAGCTTCCTGGCGGCTCTCCTCTGCCTCGTCGCAATCCGCTTCCGGGAACGCCGTACGCACACCCCTCGACAGGCCGGCGCGATCCGGGAAGGGATCAGGCTGGTCGCCCACGACGTCTGGCTGCGGACGTTGACGATCTTCGGCGCGGTCTCGAATCTCGCACTGATGGGCTATCAAGCGATCGTCGTCGTTTTCCTGGTCCGCGAGGCGGGACTCACCGCGGGCGCTGTCGGCGGCTTGATCGCGGCGGCGTCCAGCGGCGGCATCCTCGGGGCGTTCGTCGGTCGCCACGCCATGCGGTTCGGTACGGCGCGGGCGCTGCTGCTGTGCGAGCTCGGCCTGCCGACCCTCGCCCTGCTCATCCCGTTGGGCGGTGCGAGCCCGTGGTTCTACCTGGTCGGAGCGTTCGGCGTGAGCCTCGGCGTGGTCGGCGGAAACGTCGTGAAGGCGACGTTCCTGCAGTCCTACTGCCCGCCAGAACTGTTCGGCCGGCTCACCGCGACGACCGCGTTCGTCAACTACGGCACCATCCCACTCGGCGCGCTCCTGGGCGGGACGCTCGGCCAGACGCTCGGCCTGACTCCGGCGCTCTGGATCACGACGGCCGGCGTGCCGCTGGCCGGCCTCGTCCTGCTCGCGTCACCGATCCGCCGGCACCGCGACCTTCCGACTCACCAGGGCGCGGGCGTACCGGGGACGATGGCCGCCTCCAGGCGGGACCGCACCGCCTGACGCGCGCGCTCGTACCCCGCCTCGTCGTTGTGCAGGATCGAGGCGAGGTTCGCGGCCTCGTAGTACGCGTTCAGGTCGAACGCGAGCTGCTTCGGGTCGCCGGCGAGCTCGCCGCGCTCGATCGCCTCGGCCACCGCGGTCTCGATCAGGTCCATCCATTCGGTGTGCACGGCGGCCAGATACTCCTGCACGGCGCCGTTGCGGGCGGAGAACTCGTGCGAGACCTTCTGGAAGAAGCACCCACCCGGGAACACCCGGCTGCGTGAATAGTCCAGCCAGTACCGACTCAGAGCCCACACCCGCCCGAGGCCGGGCTCGACCTCGTACGCCGGGATCACCACGCTGTCGGCGTAGATCCGGCGCGCGGCGCGCACCGTCGCGAGCTGCAGCTCCTCCTTGGAGCCGAAGTGTGCGAACAGGCCGCTCTTGCTGATCCCGAGCTCGGTCGCGAGCCGCCCGATCGACAGCCCCTCGAGCCCGTCGACCGACGCGATCTCGACCGCGCGACGCAGGACGGCACGACGGGTCTGATCACCGCGCGCCAACCGTCCGTCGACCTTCTCCACGAGCACTGATCCTAAGTCCATTGACTGCTAGGCTGACCAAAACTAATAATACGACCGTTCGTATAGTTTGCCGGAGGGGTGTCATGCAGAAGCTGGTCAGCGTCGGATTGCAGACAATCGGAGTGTTGTCACCACGACTCGGCGGACGGCTCGCGTTCGCGCTGTGGCGCCGCCCGCTCGCCCGCGGCCGGGTCCGCCCCGAGGAACAGGCCGTCCACGACGCCGCACGGGTGGAGATTGTCGACAATGTGAAGACCTACAGCTGGGGTGACGGCGAGCGCCCGGTACTGCTCGTGCACGGCTGGCGCTCGCGCGCCTCGCGGTACGCCGGGTTCATCAGCCGGCTGCTCGAGCTCGGGTACAGCCCGGTCTCGTACGACGCTCCCGCACACGGCGACTCCGACGGTGACGTGGTGTCGATCCTCGGCCACCAGCGGATCATCCGCGCCCTGGAGGAGCGGCACGGCCCGTTCGAGGGCGTGATCGCGCACTCCCTCGGCGTACCGTTCGCGCTCTACGCCGTCCGCGAGGGCGTCGCCGCGCAGCGGATGGTGATGATCAGCGGGGTGGCGGACTTCGGCTATCTCACCGACGCGTTCTGCGCCGAGCTCGGGCTGGGCCCGAAGGTCAACCGGGAGCTGCGGCGGTGGATCGAGCGCCGGTACTTCGACAGCGACGACCAGATCTGGACCCGGTTCTCGGTCGCCCCGGGCAAGACCGAACTGCTGGTGATCCACAACGACGAGGACGACGTCGTACATCCGGCGCAGGCGCAGGTGCTGCTCCGGAACTACGGCGAGCGTGCGCACTTCCTGCCGACGACCGGTCTGGGTCACCGCCGGATCCTCTCGGACCCGGCGGTGATCACCGAAGCGATCGCCTTCCTGCAGGAGGTCCCGTCGGATGTCGAGTCAGATGTCGCGGAAGGTCTCGATCTGAGCGCCTAGCGAGTTCAGGCGGGCGGCCAGGTCCTCGTAACCGCGGTTGATCACGTAGATGCTGCGCAGGACCGACGTACCCTTCGCGGCCAGCATCGCGATCAGCGTGACGACGGCCGGGCGGAGCGCCGGCGGGCACATCACCTCGGCGCCGGAGAAGTGCGTCGGTCCCTCGACCATCACCCGGTGCGGGTCGAGGAGCTTGACCCGGCCGCCGAGCTTGTTCAGGTCGGTGAGGTAGATGGCCCGGTTCTCGTACACCCAGTCGTGGATGAGCGTCTGCCCGGTGGCGGTCGCCGCGATCACCGCGAAGAACGGCAGGTTGTCGATGTTCAGGCCCGGGAACGGCATCGGGTGGACCTTGTCGATCGGCGCGTGCAGCTTCGACGGCCGGGTGGTCAGGTCGACGAGCCGGGTGCGGCCGTTCTCGGCGAGGTACTCCGGGCTGCGGTCGTACTCCAGGCCCATCTCCTCGAGCAGCGCGAGCTCGATCTCCAGGAACTCGACCGGCGCCCGGCAGATGGTGATCTCGGATTTGGTGACGATCGCCGCGGTGAGCAGGCTCATCGCCTCGATCGGGTCCTCGGACGGCGCGTAGTCGACGTCCACGTCGATGTCGGCCTTGCCGTGCACGGTCAGCGTGGTGGTCCCGATGCCGTCGATCTTCACGCCGAGCAGGTCGAGGTAGAAGCACAGGTCCTGGACCATGTAGTTCGGGCTGGCGTTGCGGATCACCGTGACGCCGTCGTACCGCGCGGCGGCCATGATCGCGTTCTCGGTCACGGTGTCGCCGCGCTCGGTCAGCACGATCGGCTTGCCCGGCGTGATCGTCCGGTTGACCAGCGCGTGGTACTGCCCGCCGGTCGCCTTCACCTCGAGGCCGAACGGACGCAGCGCGGCCAGGTGCGGCTCGACGGTCCGCGTGCCGAGGTCGCAGCCGCCGGCGTACGGGAGCTCGAAGGCGTCCTCGCGGTGCAGCAGCGGGCCGAGGAACATGATGATCGAACGGGTCCGGCGGGCCGCCTCGGCGTCCATCGAGCTCAGGTCGAGGTCGGCCGGCGGCACGATCTCCAGGTCGCCGGCGTCGTTCAGCCAGGTGGTCCGTACGCCGATCGAGTTCAGCACCTCGAGCAGGCGGTTGACCTCCTCGATCCGGGCGACCTTGCGCAGCGTCGTCCGGCCGCGGTTCAGCAGGCTGGCGCAGAGCAGCGCGACACCGGCGTTCTTGCTCGACTTGACGTCGATGGCGCCGGACAGCTGACGTCCGCCGGCGACGCGAAGGTGGACCGGACCGCCGCCGAGAGAGACAATTTCGGAATCGAGCGCCTCGCCGATCCGGGCGAGCATCTCGAGGGTGAGGTTCTGATGACCCTTCTCGATCCTGTTCACCGCACTCTGGCTGGTGTTCAGCACTTCCGCCAGCTGCGTCTGCGTCCAGCCGCGGTGCTTGCGGGCGTCCCGGATGAGATTTCCGATCCGGCTCAGGTAGTCGTCGGTCATGGCCCGGACCTTATCTCACATGTGAGATACGACGGTGTCGACCCGCCGTTGGCAGCGTAGCGAATGTCACCTGGACACCGGTACCCAGGTCGACAAGGACCCATGTGACCTGGTGAAACGCCCGCAGCCTACAGTTACCCCCAACTCCCGCCGCACCCCGGAGAGGACCAGCAGATGCCCGACGACACCTCCGCCGCGGTGGTCAACGAGTTCGAGGCGGAGTCCTGGCCACTCGAAGCAGCCGCCGACAGCCTGCACCAGGTGATCGAGGGGTTCCACAACGGTGACACCCGGCCGCTGGTGATCGGCGACGGCGACCAGCCGGTGCTCGTGGTGCTGGCGATCGCGGACCTGGCCGACTTCCGGGCGCGGATCGCAGAGCTGCTGGGCAATCCCGTCGACGCCGGCTGGCTGCGGTACTACCTGCGGTCGAACTTCGACATGAGCTCGGAGCGCCTCGTCGAGCTGCTCGGTGTCGACACAGACCACGGGCTGTCGTCGCTGGCCAGCCAGGTGAACGTCGAGCAGGCCGCGACGCTGATGCCGGACCACCTGCGCCGCACCGAGGCCGGCGGGAACCCGCTGATGCTGATCGGCGACGGCACGATGGCGACCGCGGCGCTGCTCTCCTTCCAGGCGTTCCAGGTGCTGCTCGCGATGGACGGCGGCGGGAAGGGCGAGGACGACTCCTGCGTCCACGACGACGAGGAGAAGCCGACGACGCCGCTCGAGGTGCTCGCCGAGCGGCTCGGTCCGGTGTCGACGCAGCTGGTCGCGCAGATCAACGCGGGCCGCGAGCCGGGCCTGCCGCGGTACGAGCTGCACTTCGAGGACGACCTCGTCGAGCACCTGCGGGACCTGGAGGCACGGGCGCAGAAGGCGCCGGGCGGCGGCGCGTACGACGAGTTGAACGGGCTGCTCCACCAGTTCGACCAGATGCGCAGCGGGCTGGTCGAGGCGGAGGCCGAGGAGCCGGACGAAGCGCCGTACCTCGAGGCGACCGATCTGAAGGCGGCGCTGCCGGACATCCGGGACGCGTTCCGCGACGGCGCCGACGACCCGTACCTGGTCGGCCTCGACGGGCGGCCGCTCGCGGGGCTGATCTCGTACGACCTGTACGAGGAGCTGCAGAAGGTGTCGGTCGAGCTGGACGGCACCGACGAGGCGCCGGTGCTCCCGCTACCTCAGCCCCGCTGGGAGAACGGTCCGCGGCTGCTGCCCTTCGACATCGCCCTCGAGATGTGCGAAGCGGTCATCGAGGACATCACCAACGGCGAAGCCTCGATGCTCTTCATCGCCGACGAGGACGACGATCCCGAACTCGTCCTCGCTCCCCTGGTCTGGCTCTGGGCGTACGTCGACCACCTGAACCTCGAAGGCGCCGACGTCTGACCCGGCGCGACTCAGCTGAGCGGGAACAGCGGCTGCCACTCGGCGAGCGTCGCGATCTCGTAGACGCCGGCCGGCGTGTACGGGTCCTTGGCGAGGATGTCGCGGAGCTCGGCCTCGTCGGCGACGTCGTACACGAGCAGTGCGCCGGTCTGGTCGGTGAAGGGTCCGGCGGCGACGAGCTTGCCCGCTTCCTTGAGGGACGCGAGGTACTCGCGGTGCGCCGGGCGGACCTCCATCCGGCGGTCGGTCTCGGCGAGGTCGAAGCACAGCTGCACGACAAATTGAGCCATGGCCAGAACTCTAGGGCATGACCCGCGAGGCCCTGGATCGGCCTTGGAACAAAGGGATTTGGTGCGGGAAAGGGAGTCACGAGCCGCCACAGCGGCCGGTTCAGGTCAGACCCGAAAGTCGACGAGTGATCTCCCTTCCCGCCCGGTTATTCTCACCGTCCCGCGGGCCGCAATGCAAGGGTTTGGTCAAGGGAAATTCCTACGGACAGTTGATTCAGATAACGCTTCGTAACCGAACCGCCGGCCGCATCGACCAGACCGCCGATGCAGTCGTACAGACGGTCACGCCGCTCGATTGTCAAGGCCCGATGACCCGAGTACGAGGACAGAAGTTCGAGGTACTCGTCGCGCGAATACTCCTGCTCCCACACGGATCTCCGGCACTCGACGGACCCGAATCTCCCCGACCGCCGGGAACTTCCGCCGCAGGACCTCCGCGAGCCCAGGACTGAGTTCGACCGCGGTCACGTCCCAGCCCCGCTCCACCATCGGGGCCGTCGCCTGCCCGGTCCCCGGGCCGACCTCCAGCACCTTCGGCCGCTCACCCACCACCCGCGCAACCTCGTCGAAGAGCTCCCGCGGATACCCCGGCCGAACCCGGTCGTACAACTCGGCATCCTCACCGAAGGTCGTGCGCAGCTTCTCGCGGCTCATCGCCGCACGCTAGCGGACGTCAGTCGAGGGCGGCGCGGCCGGACTCCAGGCGGGCGACCGGGATGCGGAACGGGGAGCAGGAGACGTAGTCGAGGCCGGCCTCGTGGAAGAACTGGATGCTGTCCGGGTCGCCGCCGTGTTCGCCGCAGACGCCGAGCTTGAGGTCCGGCTTCGCGGAACGGCCGCGGTCCACGCCGGTCCGCACCAGCGCGCCGACACCCTCCCGGTCGATCGACTCGAACGGCGACACCGCGAAGATGCCCTTCTCCAGATACCGCGAGAAGAACGCGCCTTCCACGTCGT includes:
- a CDS encoding TetR/AcrR family transcriptional regulator — translated: MEKVDGRLARGDQTRRAVLRRAVEIASVDGLEGLSIGRLATELGISKSGLFAHFGSKEELQLATVRAARRIYADSVVIPAYEVEPGLGRVWALSRYWLDYSRSRVFPGGCFFQKVSHEFSARNGAVQEYLAAVHTEWMDLIETAVAEAIERGELAGDPKQLAFDLNAYYEAANLASILHNDEAGYERARQAVRSRLEAAIVPGTPAPW
- a CDS encoding dihydrofolate reductase family protein; its protein translation is MRPHVVAQLAVSLDGVTSGFDVDLARFYALATLWQEDVTLIDADTILAQEDVVRAAPRRGAREDGPLLAVVDDRARVRSWESLRELGYWSGVLALYADQTPARPLDATTRELVTGYEQVDLTEVLEVLGRRGARTVRVDSSGALLRASLALGLVDELALLVHPVMVGGERWCDTRRLGLRHAGTEVFEDGVIWMRYCVTSGR
- a CDS encoding helix-turn-helix domain-containing protein; protein product: MTDDYLSRIGNLIRDARKHRGWTQTQLAEVLNTSQSAVNRIEKGHQNLTLEMLARIGEALDSEIVSLGGGPVHLRVAGGRQLSGAIDVKSSKNAGVALLCASLLNRGRTTLRKVARIEEVNRLLEVLNSIGVRTTWLNDAGDLEIVPPADLDLSSMDAEAARRTRSIIMFLGPLLHREDAFELPYAGGCDLGTRTVEPHLAALRPFGLEVKATGGQYHALVNRTITPGKPIVLTERGDTVTENAIMAAARYDGVTVIRNASPNYMVQDLCFYLDLLGVKIDGIGTTTLTVHGKADIDVDVDYAPSEDPIEAMSLLTAAIVTKSEITICRAPVEFLEIELALLEEMGLEYDRSPEYLAENGRTRLVDLTTRPSKLHAPIDKVHPMPFPGLNIDNLPFFAVIAATATGQTLIHDWVYENRAIYLTDLNKLGGRVKLLDPHRVMVEGPTHFSGAEVMCPPALRPAVVTLIAMLAAKGTSVLRSIYVINRGYEDLAARLNSLGAQIETFRDI
- a CDS encoding alpha/beta hydrolase; amino-acid sequence: MQKLVSVGLQTIGVLSPRLGGRLAFALWRRPLARGRVRPEEQAVHDAARVEIVDNVKTYSWGDGERPVLLVHGWRSRASRYAGFISRLLELGYSPVSYDAPAHGDSDGDVVSILGHQRIIRALEERHGPFEGVIAHSLGVPFALYAVREGVAAQRMVMISGVADFGYLTDAFCAELGLGPKVNRELRRWIERRYFDSDDQIWTRFSVAPGKTELLVIHNDEDDVVHPAQAQVLLRNYGERAHFLPTTGLGHRRILSDPAVITEAIAFLQEVPSDVESDVAEGLDLSA
- a CDS encoding DUF899 family protein, which encodes MANTPLPEVTDRKTFEARLNELRVREKAHTREGDAIAAARRRLPAVEVDANLELTGPDGPLTLLDAFEGRKQLLAYYFMWHPGKPATDQCQGCTWCTTHVGELSYLQSRDITFAVFCQGPFEESIRYHDFMGWTMPWYSALPSLDELLVGRTTGMMHLVSYVREGDRVYETWWTTQRGVEVMDNSYSLMDLTVYGRQEDHEDSPAGWPQDWECGGLTANGRPISQWSRVEAGRDDDLSGRT
- a CDS encoding winged helix-turn-helix domain-containing protein, which produces MRRIDARSLRGLAHPLRMRILEAIELDGPATSSTLATRLGENTGTISWHLRLLAEHGYLEEDPDRGTKRERWWRVPDRTVLDPSEFLDDPETRRALDVYLRDLVERYYDRVRAYIDEDWPAEWQRAAGLSDWRDLHLTPEQLHNLNEELGAVIDRYTGTESADGAERVIVQLQSFPRRS
- a CDS encoding MFS transporter — protein: MSLLRTHRDFRLFWFGETINRFGSATSTVALPLVAISMLDATTFEIGLLTAASWAPWLLIGLPTGAWIDRVRRRPVMLASSAASGLLLAAVPLAGDLLTIQLLLVVAVLVGAASVVFQTAYTAYLPTLLAAPDHAEGNAKLHGSASAAQIAGLGCGGLLVQLIGAANALLVDAASFLAALLCLVAIRFRERRTHTPRQAGAIREGIRLVAHDVWLRTLTIFGAVSNLALMGYQAIVVVFLVREAGLTAGAVGGLIAAASSGGILGAFVGRHAMRFGTARALLLCELGLPTLALLIPLGGASPWFYLVGAFGVSLGVVGGNVVKATFLQSYCPPELFGRLTATTAFVNYGTIPLGALLGGTLGQTLGLTPALWITTAGVPLAGLVLLASPIRRHRDLPTHQGAGVPGTMAASRRDRTA
- a CDS encoding YciI family protein, with translation MAQFVVQLCFDLAETDRRMEVRPAHREYLASLKEAGKLVAAGPFTDQTGALLVYDVADEAELRDILAKDPYTPAGVYEIATLAEWQPLFPLS
- a CDS encoding deoxyguanosinetriphosphate triphosphohydrolase, yielding MRKQHEGYDEHDAERWVAEPVKRPGRTAFARDRARVLHSAALRRLAAKTQVVTAGSDDFVRNRLTHSLEVAQIGRELAATLGCDPDIVDAACLAHDLGHPPFGHNGERALDQVAADIGGFEGNAQTLRLLTRLESKTFDADGRSVGLNLSRATLDASTKYPWPRRAGDRKFGVYDDDLAVFTWLRPGVGERRCLEAQVMDFADDVAYSVHDVEDGIVAHHIDLAAVDAERAPYWETVRRMYLPEATDAELDEGWARLTSLHYWPGAAFDDSRRALGGLKDLTSQLIGRFATAAEQATHAVFGRSRLIRYEADLVVPDGTRTEIGLLKGVGMFHVLNSPERQARRAVQRELLSELVEALWKNAPQHLDAPFKADFAAAPDDNARLRVVVDQVASLTDPSAQAWHTHLTA
- a CDS encoding class I SAM-dependent methyltransferase encodes the protein MSREKLRTTFGEDAELYDRVRPGYPRELFDEVARVVGERPKVLEVGPGTGQATAPMVERGWDVTAVELSPGLAEVLRRKFPAVGEIRVRRVPEIRVGAGVFARRVPRTSVLVLGSSGLDNRAA